One segment of Niveibacterium microcysteis DNA contains the following:
- a CDS encoding DMT family transporter, which yields MGKQSAPRPIRGVVLFCVAVVLFACLDATAKHLSQHWPVAMLAWGRYVVHFVLMTAFLAPTWRGRLLATERPVLQSVRGLSLVAVTVLAMAAFKRMPLAEATALLFASPLLVALLARPILGEHIGKLRWTAVLLGFTGVVMLTRPGSGLDPVGVACALAAAVAYAGYQLMTRTLSHVSHPVTMLYYTALAGTVSLSLAQPLIGPLSWPGWLDGGMIVALGLFGGTGHYLLTRAFREAPASLLSPLIYTQLIWAALLGWLVFGNTPSAATIAGMLVIGASGLLIAYDSTRSS from the coding sequence ATGGGTAAGCAGAGCGCTCCTCGCCCGATACGCGGCGTCGTACTCTTCTGCGTCGCAGTGGTGCTCTTTGCCTGTCTTGACGCTACGGCCAAGCACCTGTCGCAGCACTGGCCGGTCGCCATGCTCGCCTGGGGGCGTTATGTGGTGCATTTCGTGCTGATGACCGCCTTCCTAGCACCGACCTGGCGAGGGCGACTGTTGGCGACCGAACGCCCAGTACTGCAGAGCGTACGTGGCCTGAGCCTGGTCGCCGTAACCGTCCTTGCAATGGCTGCCTTCAAGCGCATGCCGCTGGCCGAAGCCACTGCCCTACTCTTCGCATCGCCCCTTCTGGTCGCGCTGCTCGCACGGCCAATTCTCGGCGAGCACATCGGAAAGCTGCGTTGGACCGCCGTGCTGCTCGGATTCACCGGCGTTGTCATGCTGACGCGACCGGGCAGCGGGCTCGATCCGGTGGGTGTCGCGTGCGCGCTGGCGGCCGCCGTCGCCTACGCCGGCTACCAGTTGATGACTCGCACACTGAGCCACGTCAGCCATCCCGTCACAATGCTTTACTACACCGCGCTCGCTGGCACCGTCAGCCTCTCGCTGGCGCAGCCCTTGATCGGCCCGCTTAGCTGGCCCGGTTGGCTGGACGGCGGCATGATCGTCGCCCTCGGCCTGTTTGGTGGGACCGGTCACTACCTGCTCACGCGCGCGTTTCGCGAAGCGCCAGCCTCACTGCTGTCGCCGCTGATCTACACGCAGTTGATCTGGGCCGCCCTGCTCGGTTGGCTGGTTTTCGGCAACACGCCGTCTGCTGCCACGATCGCGGGCATGCTCGTAATCGGCGCCTCGGGCTTGCTCATCGCATACGACAGCACGCGCAGCAGCTAA
- a CDS encoding PLP-dependent aminotransferase family protein, with protein MTTWLPRVAGLDGPVYRAIVDQLADAIRRGTLKAGDRLPTHRLMADLLGINVSTVTRAYREAERRRLIGGEVGRGTFVLGGAAEARLFAFADRPQDSLIDLSTNTPPKLVGDDGLAKAVAALLEEGELERFADYPTPGDLHLHRLAAESWLVQHGVNCVAERIVLCAGAQHAMEAALAAAGATVVGCESLCWPGLKAIARSRGLRLHALPIDRDGILPDALERAALQGLKCLVCMPTLHNPTARTWSIERREAIVAVARRHDLMLIEEDVYGALMPNSPTSLASLAPERVCHVSGLSKTVAPGLRLGYLVLPPALHGRQEALEHHTHWYVSPLGAEIARRWIVGGAAKGRLMRQRRELAARWKLTQAALADYELEGATVSPHLWLPLARGRDPQRVAEVARREGVAVVPSETFAAATHAEPAGIRVSLGAASSRSRLQEALNRLAPVLQRSALLR; from the coding sequence ATGACAACTTGGCTGCCCCGCGTCGCGGGCCTCGATGGTCCGGTCTACCGCGCGATCGTGGATCAACTCGCTGACGCAATTCGGCGAGGCACCCTGAAGGCCGGCGACCGCCTTCCAACGCATCGTCTGATGGCGGATCTACTGGGCATCAACGTCAGCACGGTGACGCGCGCCTACCGTGAGGCCGAACGGCGGCGCCTGATCGGCGGTGAGGTGGGGCGCGGCACGTTCGTGCTCGGCGGCGCGGCAGAGGCACGCCTATTCGCGTTCGCCGACCGACCGCAGGATTCGCTGATCGACCTATCGACCAACACGCCACCCAAGCTGGTGGGCGATGACGGCCTCGCAAAGGCTGTTGCAGCTTTGTTAGAAGAGGGCGAGCTCGAGCGCTTTGCCGACTATCCGACGCCGGGCGATCTTCATCTGCACCGCTTGGCCGCCGAGAGTTGGCTTGTCCAGCACGGCGTGAATTGCGTGGCGGAGCGCATCGTCCTCTGTGCCGGCGCGCAGCACGCGATGGAAGCGGCGCTTGCTGCGGCCGGCGCTACGGTCGTGGGGTGCGAGAGCCTTTGCTGGCCTGGCTTGAAGGCGATTGCGCGCAGCCGTGGATTACGGCTTCATGCGCTGCCGATTGATCGCGATGGCATCCTGCCGGATGCGCTTGAACGTGCTGCCTTGCAGGGGCTGAAATGCCTGGTCTGCATGCCGACCTTGCACAACCCCACCGCGCGCACATGGAGCATCGAAAGGCGTGAGGCGATTGTTGCCGTCGCGCGGCGTCATGATCTGATGCTGATCGAGGAAGATGTGTATGGCGCCCTGATGCCGAATTCGCCAACATCGTTGGCCAGCCTCGCGCCGGAGCGAGTCTGTCATGTTAGTGGCTTGTCCAAGACAGTGGCGCCTGGCCTGCGGCTTGGCTACCTCGTGCTGCCTCCAGCGCTTCACGGACGCCAGGAGGCGCTCGAGCACCATACGCACTGGTATGTCTCACCGCTTGGAGCGGAAATCGCCAGACGTTGGATCGTGGGCGGGGCCGCAAAGGGCCGCCTGATGCGCCAGCGGCGCGAATTGGCGGCACGCTGGAAGCTGACGCAAGCGGCCCTCGCTGATTACGAGCTCGAAGGGGCGACGGTGTCACCGCATCTGTGGCTACCGCTGGCGCGCGGTCGTGATCCGCAGCGCGTTGCGGAGGTCGCGAGGCGTGAGGGTGTCGCGGTGGTGCCCTCAGAGACCTTTGCGGCTGCGACCCATGCCGAGCCCGCCGGTATCCGCGTCTCGCTTGGGGCAGCAAGTAGTCGAAGCCGTTTGCAGGAAGCCCTGAACCGGCTTGCGCCGGTGCTCCAACGTTCGGCGTTGCTGCGTTAG
- a CDS encoding threonine dehydratase, whose amino-acid sequence MRISREDILQAMSHVRPLVPATPQYRWPMLCEALACETLVKHENHAPTGAFKIRGGLNYFGRLAGQAGPRQVVCATRGNHGQSVAMAGALHGFDVTVVVPHGNSSEKNAAMRALGASVVEYGDDFQAAREHASRLAQTHGWHQVPAFHEALIAGVATYALEFLSSASPLDIVYVPVGMGSGLCGMIAARDALGLHTEIVGVVSAHAPAYARAFASGIETEAPADTLLADGLACRRTDPAALAMIRRGASRFVMVTDDEIANAMRLLFATTHNVAEGAGAASLAAALQERPALRGRRAGIVITGGNVDTHTFAAVLGQNRPFAKAA is encoded by the coding sequence ATGCGGATTTCGCGCGAAGACATCCTTCAAGCCATGAGCCATGTGCGCCCGCTCGTGCCGGCAACGCCCCAGTACCGCTGGCCCATGCTGTGTGAGGCGCTCGCTTGCGAGACATTGGTCAAGCACGAAAACCACGCACCGACGGGTGCCTTCAAGATACGCGGCGGCCTGAACTACTTTGGCCGACTTGCGGGCCAAGCAGGACCACGGCAAGTGGTGTGCGCCACACGGGGGAATCACGGCCAGTCGGTCGCCATGGCCGGCGCTTTGCACGGCTTTGACGTCACGGTCGTGGTGCCACACGGCAACAGCAGCGAGAAGAACGCAGCGATGCGCGCGCTGGGCGCCTCGGTGGTCGAATACGGTGACGATTTCCAGGCTGCGCGCGAGCATGCAAGCCGTCTGGCGCAAACGCACGGTTGGCACCAGGTGCCTGCATTCCATGAGGCGCTGATCGCCGGTGTCGCCACCTATGCGTTGGAGTTCCTCTCCAGCGCCAGCCCGCTCGATATCGTGTACGTGCCGGTGGGCATGGGATCGGGCCTTTGCGGCATGATTGCAGCCCGCGATGCGCTCGGGCTGCATACCGAGATCGTTGGCGTGGTGTCGGCGCATGCCCCTGCCTACGCGCGGGCCTTTGCAAGTGGCATCGAGACCGAAGCGCCGGCCGACACGCTGTTGGCCGATGGCCTGGCATGCCGGAGGACGGACCCCGCCGCACTCGCAATGATTCGTCGCGGTGCCAGTCGCTTCGTCATGGTGACGGACGATGAAATCGCGAACGCGATGCGCCTGCTCTTTGCGACCACCCACAACGTCGCCGAGGGTGCTGGCGCGGCGTCGCTTGCCGCAGCGCTTCAAGAGCGCCCCGCCCTTCGCGGTCGCAGGGCGGGAATCGTCATCACTGGCGGCAATGTGGACACCCACACCTTTGCCGCCGTGCTCGGCCAGAATCGTCCATTCGCCAAGGCCGCATAG
- the nadC gene encoding carboxylating nicotinate-nucleotide diphosphorylase, which produces MQITEQLRAEILRNVAASLAEDIGTGDLTARLIPADRNARGRVITREAAVLCGTEWFSATFAALEPDSTIVWHAKDGDRIEPGQLLCDVLATARSLLTAERTALNFLQLLSATATTTSAYVEAVAGTKAKIVDTRKTLPGLRLAQKYAVAVGGGTNHRVGLYDGILIKENHIISAGSIAKAVEAARAIAPSNVFIEVEVENLKELREAIDAGVRMVLLDNMSLDEMREAVKLTAGRAELEASGGVGLEGVRAIAEVGVDRISIGRLTKDVHAIDLSLRHTER; this is translated from the coding sequence ATGCAAATCACTGAACAACTCCGCGCCGAAATTCTGCGCAACGTCGCCGCTTCGCTTGCCGAAGACATTGGCACCGGCGATCTCACCGCCCGCCTGATTCCTGCCGACCGCAATGCACGCGGCCGTGTGATTACCCGCGAAGCCGCAGTCCTGTGCGGCACCGAATGGTTTTCCGCCACCTTCGCTGCGCTGGAACCGGATAGCACGATCGTGTGGCACGCAAAGGACGGCGACCGAATCGAACCGGGCCAATTGCTCTGCGATGTGCTGGCCACAGCGCGATCGTTGCTTACCGCAGAGCGCACTGCATTGAACTTCCTGCAACTGCTCTCGGCAACGGCAACCACGACCAGCGCTTACGTCGAGGCAGTAGCCGGCACGAAGGCGAAGATTGTTGATACGCGCAAGACCTTGCCGGGGCTGCGTCTCGCGCAGAAGTACGCCGTCGCCGTCGGCGGCGGCACCAACCATCGCGTCGGTCTGTACGACGGAATCCTGATCAAGGAAAACCACATCATCTCGGCCGGCAGCATCGCAAAAGCGGTGGAGGCAGCGCGCGCCATTGCCCCTTCAAATGTCTTCATCGAAGTCGAAGTCGAGAACCTCAAGGAGCTACGCGAGGCAATCGACGCCGGCGTCCGGATGGTGCTGCTCGACAACATGTCGCTCGATGAAATGCGCGAGGCAGTGAAGCTGACCGCCGGCCGTGCCGAACTAGAAGCCAGCGGCGGCGTCGGCCTTGAGGGTGTACGGGCGATTGCCGAGGTGGGTGTGGATCGGATCTCCATCGGTCGCCTGACCAAGGATGTCCATGCGATTGACTTGTCTCTGCGGCACACCGAGCGCTGA
- the thrC gene encoding threonine synthase, which translates to MNYVSTRGKAAPMHFLDILLGGLMEDGGLAMPESYPRFTPEELESLRGLSYPELAFAVLSRFADDIPADDLRALINRTYTAQVYCNARDAAKTGEITPVTTLEPGLHLLELSNGPTLAFKDMAMQLLGNLFEYALDKTGQSLNILGATSGDTGSAAEYAMRGKRGVRVFMLSPDGRMSPFQRAQMYSLQDANIFNIAVRGMFDDAQDVVKAVSNDLAFKRKFAIGTVNSINWARVSAQVVYYFKAYFAVTKAAGEEVSFAVPSGNFGNICAGHIARMMGLPIRKLVLATNENDVLDEFFRTGVYRPRGTAETHATSSPSMDISKASNFERFVFDLVGRDADVVRDLWAKVDAGGAFDLSATPYFSKIAGYGFVSGSSSHADRLATIRATAERYAVTVDPHTADALKVAAEHREAGIPMVVLETALPAKFEETIQEALGRQPARPAGYEGIEALPQRVEVMDADAAAIKAFIAAHVG; encoded by the coding sequence ATGAACTACGTCTCGACGCGCGGCAAGGCCGCGCCGATGCACTTCCTCGACATCCTGCTCGGTGGGTTGATGGAGGATGGCGGTCTTGCGATGCCGGAAAGCTATCCCCGTTTCACGCCAGAAGAGTTGGAGTCACTGCGCGGGCTGAGCTATCCGGAGCTCGCGTTCGCGGTTCTGTCGCGTTTTGCGGACGACATTCCGGCCGATGATCTGCGGGCACTGATCAATCGTACCTACACCGCGCAGGTCTACTGCAATGCGCGCGATGCGGCCAAAACGGGTGAGATCACGCCCGTGACCACGCTGGAGCCGGGCCTGCACCTGCTGGAACTCTCCAACGGGCCCACGCTCGCGTTCAAGGACATGGCCATGCAGCTGCTTGGCAACCTGTTCGAGTACGCGTTGGACAAGACAGGCCAATCGCTCAACATTCTTGGCGCCACATCCGGTGATACCGGTTCGGCGGCGGAGTACGCGATGCGCGGCAAGCGCGGCGTGCGCGTGTTCATGCTGTCGCCCGATGGCCGCATGAGTCCGTTCCAGCGCGCCCAGATGTATTCGCTGCAGGATGCGAACATCTTCAACATCGCTGTCCGCGGCATGTTTGACGATGCACAGGACGTGGTGAAGGCGGTGTCGAACGACCTGGCCTTCAAGCGCAAATTTGCGATCGGTACCGTCAACTCGATCAACTGGGCGCGCGTGTCGGCCCAGGTGGTGTACTACTTCAAGGCCTACTTTGCCGTCACGAAGGCGGCCGGCGAAGAGGTCTCGTTTGCCGTGCCGTCAGGCAATTTCGGCAACATCTGCGCCGGCCATATCGCACGCATGATGGGCTTGCCGATTCGTAAGCTGGTGTTGGCGACGAACGAAAACGACGTGCTCGACGAGTTCTTCCGCACCGGCGTTTATCGTCCGCGTGGCACGGCCGAAACGCACGCCACGTCCAGCCCGTCGATGGACATCTCTAAGGCATCGAATTTCGAACGCTTTGTTTTCGATCTGGTGGGCCGCGACGCCGACGTGGTGCGTGATCTGTGGGCCAAGGTCGATGCGGGCGGGGCGTTCGATCTGTCTGCCACGCCGTATTTCTCGAAGATTGCGGGCTACGGTTTCGTATCAGGCAGCAGCTCTCATGCGGACCGTTTGGCGACCATTCGTGCGACGGCGGAGCGCTACGCCGTCACGGTCGACCCGCACACGGCCGATGCGCTCAAGGTGGCAGCCGAGCACCGTGAAGCTGGCATCCCGATGGTGGTTCTTGAGACCGCCTTGCCGGCCAAGTTCGAGGAGACCATTCAGGAAGCGCTCGGCCGTCAGCCCGCGCGTCCGGCCGGCTACGAGGGTATTGAAGCGCTGCCGCAGCGTGTTGAGGTGATGGACGCTGACGCCGCTGCGATCAAGGCCTTCATCGCAGCGCATGTGGGCTGA
- a CDS encoding homoserine dehydrogenase: MKPINVGLLGIGTVGGGTFTVLSRNQEEITRRAGRPIRIASVADRNVELAKKVVGDKARITADAFEVVRDPEIDIVVELIGGYGISRELVLEAIANGKHVVTANKALLALHGNEIFAAAQKKGVMVAFEAAVAGGIPIIKALREGLTANRIEWIAGIINGTTNYILTEMRDKGISFDTALKAAQELGYAEADPTFDVEGVDAAHKLTIMSAIAFGIPMQFDKAHVEGISKLTREDIAYAEELGYRIKLLGITRRTPRGVELRVHPTLIPERRLIASVEGVMNAVLVKGDAVGHTLYYGRGAGAEPTASAVVADLVDVTRMHTSDPEHRVPHLAFQADQVFELPILAIGDVETSFYLRMQVFDRPGVLADVARILADHGISIEAMIQKEPPEGVDKASIILLTHKVLERNVVAAIERIEQLATVDGSVTKIRLEELGN; this comes from the coding sequence ATGAAACCGATCAACGTTGGCCTGCTGGGCATTGGGACCGTCGGTGGCGGCACATTTACCGTGCTGTCCCGGAATCAGGAAGAAATCACGCGTCGCGCCGGGCGTCCCATTCGAATTGCGTCGGTAGCGGACCGCAACGTGGAGCTCGCCAAAAAGGTGGTGGGCGACAAGGCCCGCATTACGGCCGACGCGTTCGAGGTTGTCCGTGACCCCGAGATCGACATCGTGGTCGAATTGATCGGCGGCTATGGTATTTCGCGCGAGTTGGTGCTCGAAGCGATTGCCAATGGCAAGCATGTCGTGACGGCCAACAAGGCGCTGCTCGCCTTGCATGGCAACGAGATCTTCGCTGCAGCCCAGAAGAAGGGCGTCATGGTGGCCTTTGAGGCTGCCGTCGCGGGCGGTATCCCGATCATCAAGGCGCTGCGTGAAGGCCTTACGGCGAACCGCATCGAATGGATCGCCGGCATCATCAACGGCACCACGAACTACATCCTGACCGAGATGCGGGACAAGGGAATTTCCTTTGATACCGCGCTCAAAGCCGCTCAGGAGCTTGGCTACGCGGAAGCCGACCCGACGTTTGACGTCGAGGGTGTCGATGCCGCACACAAGCTGACGATCATGAGCGCGATCGCTTTTGGCATCCCGATGCAGTTCGACAAAGCCCACGTGGAAGGCATTTCGAAGCTGACTCGCGAAGATATCGCGTACGCCGAGGAGCTCGGCTATCGGATCAAGCTGCTCGGCATTACGCGTCGCACGCCGCGTGGCGTGGAGTTGCGCGTGCACCCGACGCTGATCCCTGAGCGTCGTTTGATCGCCAGCGTTGAGGGCGTGATGAACGCCGTGCTGGTGAAGGGTGATGCGGTTGGGCACACCTTGTACTACGGCCGCGGCGCAGGCGCCGAGCCGACGGCGAGTGCGGTGGTCGCCGATCTCGTCGATGTGACGCGCATGCACACGTCGGATCCTGAGCATCGGGTGCCGCACCTTGCGTTCCAGGCCGATCAGGTCTTCGAACTCCCGATCCTCGCGATCGGCGATGTCGAAACCTCGTTCTACCTGCGCATGCAGGTCTTCGATCGTCCGGGTGTGCTGGCGGATGTCGCGCGCATCCTTGCCGACCACGGCATCTCGATCGAAGCCATGATCCAGAAGGAGCCGCCGGAAGGTGTCGACAAGGCCAGCATCATCCTGCTAACGCATAAGGTGTTGGAGCGCAACGTCGTCGCTGCCATCGAGCGTATCGAGCAGCTCGCTACTGTCGATGGCTCGGTCACCAAGATCCGTCTGGAAGAGCTGGGCAACTGA
- a CDS encoding pyridoxal phosphate-dependent aminotransferase, with protein MTAGNLLRITGEHGLEPVAAARAARPLHKSAKLSNVCYDIRGPVLARARQMEEEGQKIIKLNIGNLAPFGLLPPDEIVQDMIRNLPDAAGYTDSKGLFAPRKAIVHYTQEKAITGVTVDDVYIGNGASELIVMSMQALLNSGDEVLLPAPDYPLYTAAVSLSGGTPRHYLCDEASGWLPDLDDIRRKITPNTKGIVVINPNNPTGALYPVETLQAIVDIAREHGLIVFADEIYDKTLFDGEVHTSIASLADDVLFVTFNGLSKNYRSCGYRAGWMVVSGDKRRAGDYIEGLNMLASMRLCSNTPGQLAIQTALGGYQSIKDLVAPGGRLTRQRDIAVDLLNQIPGVSCVKPKAALYCFPRLDPKLYPIENDQQFILELLEESKVLVVQGTGFNWPTPDHFRVVFLPHEDDLREAIGRIARFLEQYRKRHGG; from the coding sequence ATGACTGCGGGAAATCTGTTGCGGATTACGGGCGAACACGGACTTGAGCCGGTGGCCGCCGCCCGCGCCGCGCGCCCGCTTCACAAGTCGGCGAAGCTCTCCAACGTGTGCTACGACATCCGCGGCCCGGTGTTGGCGCGTGCACGGCAAATGGAGGAAGAGGGGCAGAAGATCATCAAGCTGAACATTGGCAATCTTGCCCCGTTCGGCCTGCTGCCCCCTGATGAGATCGTGCAGGACATGATCCGTAACCTGCCGGACGCCGCGGGTTACACCGATTCCAAGGGTCTGTTCGCGCCGCGCAAGGCGATCGTGCATTACACGCAGGAAAAGGCCATCACTGGTGTCACGGTGGACGACGTGTACATCGGTAATGGCGCGTCTGAACTGATTGTAATGAGCATGCAGGCGCTCCTGAACTCAGGTGACGAGGTGCTCCTGCCGGCGCCCGACTACCCGCTCTATACCGCCGCGGTGAGCCTGTCGGGTGGTACGCCGCGGCATTACCTGTGTGATGAGGCATCGGGTTGGCTGCCTGACCTCGACGATATCCGCCGCAAGATCACGCCCAACACCAAGGGCATCGTGGTGATCAATCCGAATAACCCGACGGGGGCGCTGTATCCGGTTGAAACGCTGCAAGCCATTGTCGACATCGCCCGCGAGCATGGCCTGATCGTGTTCGCCGATGAGATCTACGACAAGACGCTCTTTGACGGCGAAGTACATACCAGCATCGCGTCACTGGCCGACGATGTGCTCTTCGTGACCTTCAACGGCCTCTCGAAGAACTACCGTTCCTGCGGCTATCGTGCCGGCTGGATGGTCGTATCGGGCGACAAGCGCCGTGCGGGGGACTATATCGAGGGGCTGAATATGCTCGCCTCGATGCGCCTGTGCTCGAACACGCCGGGCCAGTTGGCAATCCAGACCGCGCTGGGTGGTTACCAGAGCATCAAGGACCTGGTGGCGCCCGGCGGTCGTCTGACACGCCAGCGCGACATCGCCGTCGATCTGCTCAATCAGATCCCCGGCGTCAGCTGTGTCAAGCCGAAGGCAGCGCTGTACTGCTTCCCTCGGCTGGATCCTAAGCTCTATCCGATCGAGAACGACCAACAGTTCATCCTCGAACTACTGGAGGAATCGAAGGTGCTGGTCGTTCAAGGGACGGGCTTCAACTGGCCGACGCCGGACCATTTCCGCGTCGTTTTCCTGCCGCACGAAGACGATCTGCGCGAGGCGATCGGGCGTATCGCACGCTTCCTCGAGCAATATCGGAAGCGGCATGGCGGTTGA
- a CDS encoding Mth938-like domain-containing protein — protein sequence MKLNLDLSAGTNVVTAHGAGFIAINGQRYTASLVVGPQLLDTAWGKDRFESLTIDDFAALADHEAVITLIGTGQRQRFPSPQMLRPLIDAQRGFEIMDTAAACRTYNILAAEGRKVIAAMIIESAA from the coding sequence ATGAAACTCAACCTCGATCTGTCGGCTGGAACCAACGTCGTGACTGCGCACGGAGCGGGCTTCATCGCCATCAACGGTCAGCGATATACAGCGAGCCTGGTTGTCGGCCCCCAGCTGCTGGACACCGCGTGGGGCAAGGATCGCTTCGAATCGCTCACGATTGACGACTTTGCCGCCCTCGCAGACCACGAGGCAGTCATTACCCTGATTGGCACCGGCCAGCGGCAGCGCTTTCCGTCGCCCCAAATGCTCAGGCCTTTGATCGACGCGCAGCGTGGTTTCGAGATCATGGACACCGCGGCAGCATGTCGGACCTACAATATCCTCGCCGCGGAGGGCCGTAAGGTGATCGCGGCAATGATCATTGAATCAGCAGCTTAG
- a CDS encoding peroxiredoxin, with protein MTGSKAPEFSLPATGGKTISLADLAGHTVVLYFYPKDNTPGCTTEGENFRDLHDEFVKRGAMVLGVSRDSIKSHENFKSKKEFPFDLLSDPDETLCEAFGVMKLKNMYGKQVRGIERSTFVINAKGEICREWRGVKVPGHAQEVLDFVTSL; from the coding sequence ATGACAGGATCGAAAGCGCCCGAATTCTCCCTCCCCGCGACCGGCGGCAAGACGATCAGTCTCGCTGATCTTGCCGGTCACACAGTGGTGCTCTACTTCTACCCCAAAGACAACACGCCCGGCTGCACAACCGAGGGCGAGAACTTTCGCGACCTGCACGATGAGTTCGTGAAGCGTGGCGCCATGGTTCTTGGGGTTTCACGCGACAGCATCAAGTCGCATGAGAATTTCAAGAGCAAGAAAGAATTCCCGTTCGACCTGCTGTCCGACCCGGACGAGACGCTGTGTGAGGCGTTTGGCGTCATGAAGCTGAAGAACATGTACGGCAAGCAGGTCCGCGGCATCGAACGCAGCACCTTCGTCATCAATGCGAAAGGAGAGATCTGCCGCGAGTGGCGCGGCGTCAAGGTTCCCGGTCACGCGCAGGAAGTGCTCGACTTCGTCACGTCGCTCTGA
- a CDS encoding PhoH family protein: protein MNAKRQPASTAAKTKLFVLDTNVLMHDPNCLYRFEEHDIFIPIQTLEELDAHKKGMSEVARNARQASRMMDDIVTSAPDGIETGIELTEPSRELATGRLFLQTEAIPIQLPVNVPTAKADNQILAVVHYLATKFPKRPVILVSKDINMRIKARAMGLDAQDYFNDKVLEDTDLLYTGVRELPADFWDTHGKDMESWKENGRTFYKLRGPLSAELVVNEFVYQEGERPLYALVKERTGPTVVLETLIDFSHQKNNVWGITARNREQNFALNLLMNPDVDFVSLLGQAGTGKTLLTLAASLTQVLETKRYSEIIMTRVTVPVGEDIGFLPGTEEEKMAPWMGALEDNLDVLNGNAEEGGHYGGEWGRAATRDLIRTRIKIKSLNFMRGRTFINKFLIIDEAQNLTPKQMKTLITRAGPGTKVVCLGNIAQIDTPYLTEGSSGLTYVVDRFKGWAHSGHITLQRGERSRLADWAGEVL from the coding sequence ATGAACGCAAAACGCCAGCCAGCCAGCACAGCCGCCAAGACGAAGCTCTTCGTGCTAGACACCAACGTCTTAATGCACGACCCGAACTGTCTATACCGGTTCGAAGAACACGACATCTTCATTCCCATTCAGACACTGGAAGAACTCGACGCCCACAAAAAAGGCATGTCCGAGGTGGCGCGCAACGCGCGCCAAGCGAGCCGCATGATGGATGACATCGTGACCTCCGCACCCGACGGCATCGAGACCGGCATCGAACTGACGGAACCGTCGCGAGAACTCGCAACCGGCCGCCTTTTCCTGCAAACCGAGGCGATTCCGATCCAACTGCCGGTGAACGTACCGACAGCCAAGGCCGACAACCAGATTCTGGCGGTCGTTCATTACTTGGCGACCAAGTTCCCGAAGCGGCCAGTCATCCTGGTGTCGAAAGACATCAACATGCGCATCAAAGCCCGCGCTATGGGGCTCGATGCACAGGACTACTTCAACGACAAAGTCCTGGAAGACACCGACCTGCTCTACACCGGCGTCAGAGAGTTGCCCGCGGATTTCTGGGATACGCATGGCAAGGACATGGAGTCGTGGAAGGAGAACGGCCGCACGTTTTACAAGCTGCGTGGTCCGCTTTCCGCGGAGTTGGTCGTCAACGAATTTGTGTATCAGGAAGGCGAACGGCCGCTCTACGCACTGGTAAAGGAAAGGACTGGGCCGACCGTCGTCCTTGAAACGCTGATCGACTTCTCGCATCAGAAGAACAACGTCTGGGGCATCACGGCACGAAACCGGGAACAGAATTTCGCGCTGAATCTGCTGATGAACCCGGACGTAGATTTCGTCTCGCTGCTCGGCCAGGCTGGCACTGGCAAGACGCTGCTCACGCTCGCGGCGAGCCTGACTCAGGTGCTGGAAACCAAGCGCTACAGCGAAATCATCATGACGCGCGTGACCGTGCCGGTTGGTGAGGACATTGGTTTTCTACCTGGCACCGAGGAAGAAAAGATGGCGCCATGGATGGGCGCGCTCGAGGACAACCTTGATGTGCTCAACGGCAACGCCGAAGAGGGTGGCCACTATGGTGGCGAATGGGGGCGCGCCGCGACACGCGATCTCATCCGTACCCGGATCAAGATTAAGAGCCTCAACTTCATGCGGGGTCGCACCTTCATCAACAAATTCCTGATCATCGACGAAGCGCAGAACCTAACGCCCAAACAGATGAAGACGCTGATCACACGTGCCGGCCCAGGCACCAAGGTGGTCTGCCTCGGCAACATCGCGCAGATCGATACGCCGTATCTGACCGAGGGGAGCTCAGGCCTGACCTACGTGGTGGATCGCTTCAAGGGCTGGGCTCATAGCGGCCATATCACCTTGCAGCGAGGCGAGCGCTCGCGGCTTGCCGACTGGGCAGGGGAAGTTCTGTGA
- a CDS encoding DUF4212 domain-containing protein, giving the protein MSDAPRPDSAAARRHWRRTLALTLALLAVWFVVTLVTSFMPERLNEWEFLGFPLGFYFAAQGALLIYLAIVGVHTWAMNRLDQRYKDARDE; this is encoded by the coding sequence GTGAGTGACGCGCCGCGCCCGGACTCCGCCGCGGCGCGGCGCCATTGGAGGCGCACGCTCGCGCTGACGCTGGCGCTACTGGCGGTATGGTTTGTTGTAACGCTGGTAACCAGCTTCATGCCCGAGCGCTTGAACGAATGGGAATTTCTCGGGTTTCCGCTTGGCTTTTATTTCGCAGCGCAGGGCGCGCTGTTGATCTACCTGGCGATTGTGGGCGTGCACACTTGGGCCATGAATCGCCTCGATCAGCGGTACAAAGACGCGCGGGACGAATAA